From the Micromonospora echinospora genome, the window GCTTCACGGTTCAGCTGAAGTTCCTGCTCTGGCGCGGCCGGTTCCCGAGGATGCGGCTGGATCTGCCTACTGACGCGGTCGAGCGCGTCGCCCGCCAGGTGGGCGTCGCTGCCGGCGAGCTGACGGCGTACGACTTCACTTCCCGGACCGCCCAGCGCCATCGCACCCCGCAGTGATCACGGTAGGGACTCCGCCGCAGTAGGTCCGGCATTTACTGCGGCATCTCTCACCGCAGCCCTGAGCGTCAAGCGGTGCTACACGCCACCTGGCCGTAGCTATACGAGAACAGGGCCAGAACGGAAGGCGCCTGCCGGTACTCGGCAACGGCGAGACGGGGCCGCACCCTGCGCCCGTAGCCAGCGCATTTGTCCCGGGCCTCGGACGAGCAGCACACGGCGTCTTACCGATCGACACCGAGCTGCTGCCCGAAGCCATCGACATCCAGCACGGGCAGTGCCTCCCGAACTGCCCAAGAAGCGCTGCTTCTCGTCATCGACAGAGCCACCGGCTCGCCGAATGGGGTCGCGGTCAACGACAGCAGCCGCCACGGGACCGTGACCCAGGTGCCCTCGCGCTGGTCACGCAGCCAGACGAGCCGGATGGCGTAGGCGTTGACCGCCTGGATCGGATGCCACCTCCGCGCGGTAGATGGCATCCGACTGGCCGGGCGCCGGAACCAGCTACGCGCTCTGGGGCAGCAGACCGGCGTCGATGACCTCAGCGATAAGGGCGGCGCCGCGGCTGTTCTGGTGGATGTGGTCGGTCGTGAGCACGAGACCTCGCCGCCGCGAGATCGTGTCGAGGCTGCGACGCAGCACTGCGTGCTGGACGAGGACGCCGACGACCGCTGCGGGCGTCACCTCCCGGTATGAAATCGGCGGCGGGTCCGCTTGGCGCAGTTCCTCGATCTGGCGTTCGTGAAGCGGAAGGTAGGCCACCTCGTTGGTGGCGGCGACCTCGGCGATCATCCGGCTGTACGCCTCCGATGCGTGTGCCGCTGCTCCGTCGAGTTGTTGGCCGAGTACCGGTAGCGACAGCAGACCGATCGTCGCGTCGGTCTCCGCTCGCAGCCGTGCGACGACGGCTCCCAGGCACTGTTGGAACCAGCCGGCCGACGGGCGATCGGGGAGCTGTTTGCGCTTCATGGCCTGCTCGACGGGGTAGCCGGCAAGGCTCGCTCGGGCGTCGTTGGTCCCGATCAACACGGTGATCACATCGGGTGGGTTCGTGACGACAGCATCGAGGCGCTGCAAGAGGTTGTAGGCGAAGTCGCCGTTGGCGCCGAAACGGGCAAGCTGCACGTCACCGGGAGGGCGGCGTCGTCCGAGTAGATCCAGGTAGTCGACGCTGAACTGCGCGCGGGTGAGGCTGTCGCCGAGGCACGCGATGCGTGTCCTCACGGCGCTTCCTCCGGGCTGGGCGTGCCGACGCATTCGGTCGGGCGGGTGTCGGTCCGAGGACGGTGGTCGGTGCCGAGGGTCGCAGTGATGGCCAGGATGGACGTCGGCCCCTCCATGTCAACCACGTGCCATACCCCGGCCGGGTTGATGGTGGCCTCGCCCGGCCCGAGCAGAACGCGGTCGGGCAGCCCGTCCACGTCGCGGGTGACCGTCACGGACCCGCTGAGGCAAACGACCAGTTCGTCGCCTGCTGGGTCTCCCAATGGTCGCCGAGCCCGTCGCCGTCGAAGATCATCACCATCCGGCCCTTGGCGCCGTCTGCCGCGACTGCGGCGCTGTAGGCCTGGAGCACCTCCGGGTCCCAGGTGAAGCCCTCGACGGGTTTCGCTCTCGATCCCAGTCCGAGGTGCACGGGGGTGGTCCGCAGGTCCATGGCATTGCGTTCGTGGTTGACGAGTCTCATGCCGACGATCGTCCACGCCAGCGATCGGGCGGTCTTGAAGAAAAGGGAAGAGAAGCCGACGCGACGGGCAGACGGTTGGCGGCTACCCGGCTCCGAGGAGGGCTTCGCTGCGACGCCAGGCCGTCGGCGATCGGCCCGTGAACTCGCGCCAGTCCCGCACGAGATGGGCCTGGTCGGCATAGCCAGAGACGGTTGCCACATCGCCCCACGGGAGCGGGTCCTGCGCCGACGCCAGTTCGTGCGCGTGCTCGAAGCGCAAGACTCGGGCGAAGGTCTTCGGCGACAGGCCCACCTCACCGCGAAACCGCTCGGTGAGGTACCGACGGCTCCAGCCGAGTTCCGCGGCGACCGGACCAACCTGGACGCAACCCCGCGCGGCGACGAGGCGGCGCCATGCCTCGGCTACCTCGGGGCGCACCCAGCGCACATGGTCGCCGCAGGCGCCACGGCCGACAGCTCGGAGGAGCAATTCGTCCAGCGCGGTGAACCGCGCCGCCCATGTTGTCGCCGATCGGAGCCGGTCGACCAGCTCGACGGCAAGCGCTCCGAGAAGCTCGTCAAGTGGGACCAGTCGGTGGGCGAGTTCGGCGGCGGGCATGCCGTAGATGGCCCGGGCCCCGAGCGGTGTCAGCGATACCTGAACACCTTGCTGGCGTCCGTCGTGGTGAATCGCGACGGACCGGCACATCAGACCGCCGGCCACGCTGCCGAATCGGGTGGCCGGCGACCCGTCGTCAACGCCCGCCGCCACCTCCAAAGGATCTGACAGGCTGATCACCGCAGTGAGCGCGCGGCTCGGCGGGCCGCAGTGCACCCCCGTCGGGAGCCCGCGGAGGTCGAAGCCGACATACGAGTCGACGTACTCCCGCAAGGCGGGCGCCGGACGTGCACCGATCCCGGTGGCCGTGTGGTCCTCCATTTTCGTCAGTGTACGAGCCGCCCAGTGCAGGAAGATCACCATCCAAGGACTGATCACCGCCGTTTGCGGCTGGTAACGCGATTCTTACCAGCACTCCGTCACGCAGCGCTACATGTCCGTTGGCCGTACCTATACGAGAACAGGGCCGAGGAGTGCGCCACCGCCGCGGCCAAGTCCCCGGGAGCCGCCGCGCTGATCGCGGACGGCAACGGCGAGTACCGCGGGACCTACCGGCGCATCCTCGACGCCGGCCACCCCGTCCTGACCGCCCCCGACACCGACCCGAGCACCGTCGCCGAGCAGCTGCGTGCCAAGCTGGACCAGGCCCACGAGCACCGCCAGCGCCAGGCCGGACAGACGCTCAGCCTGGCCGCCGGTGCCTGACCTCGCACAGCATTAACGAGAAGCGGCGCCCGAAGCCATAGGGGTGGCTTCGGGCGCCGCTTCGACTGCAGGCCCCGTGCTCACACGAGGAGGCTCGCGGTCGTCAAGCGGCCTGACCGAGTCCGGCGGCGGTCAGGTCCTGTTCGCGCAGCGGTGTGAAGTCGACGTCGAGTTTCCGGTCGTACGCGTCGGGCTGGATGCCGAGTTCGTGGGTGCTGTACTCGCCGAACCGGTTGATGTGCTCGGTCAGGTACGGCGAGATGTGCGCCAGGTCTTCCGGGTCGATCACCCATCCCTCCTCCAGCGGCTGCCGCACGATCTCCGCGATGTCCAGGGCGTTGTCGAAGATCATCGCGTTCGTGAGCAGCGCGTTAAACTTCACCGGGCGGGCCTGTGGATCTAACGGCTCTGTCTCACATTCGGTGGTGACGGAGGGTGGCGAGGCGTCGTTACCTCCTGTGTGGAGGACGTCAACAAGCTTGTACAGGTGGTGTTCTCGGGGCTGTTCCCGCTGGTCGTCGAGGACGTGATCGACGAGGGTGGGGGGATCGTGGTGCGGGCCCGGACGCCGCAGGACACGGCGGTCTGCCCGATGTGCGGGGCCTCGTCGGGACGGGTGCACGGCTATCACTGGCGGGCGGTGGCCGACGTTCCGGTCGACGGGCGTCGGGTGGTGGTCCGTGTGCGGGTGCGACGGCTGGTGTGCCCCACGCGCGGCTGCCGCCACACCTTCCGCGAACAGGTGCCCGGGGTGCTGGAGCGATACCAACGCCGCACGGCCCGTCTGTCTCGGCAGGTCAAAGCCGTGGTCAAGGAGTTGGCAGTTCGACACCCGCGACACCGCGTCGAACAATCCGGTGCCGGACTCGGTGGCGACTACAGATCTTGAAAGGCTAGGTTGAGTCGGGTTCGAGGGTCAGGCCGGTGTGGGCGAGGAAGCTGTCGAGGAGATCGGGCCGGTACTGGATGCGTTTGAGCCTGTTCTTGATGATCGCCTGGAGATGGTCGACGCCTTGGACGGCGAGGTTGCCGATGCTGCGTTTGAGGTGTGACCACACGTGTTCGGTGGGGTTGAGGTCAGGGGCGTAGGCCGGCAGGCGGATCACGGTCAGCCAGTCCCGGGCGGCGATCATCTGGCGCATTGCGGCGCTGATGTGGGTGTTGAGGTTGTCCCACACGAGGACGATCGGTCCGCCAAGTTGCTGGTGCGCGGCGTCGAGTAGGGCGATGTAGTCGGTCTCGGCGAAGCTGCGTCGTTCTTTCTTGCGGCCGCGGTGGGTGATCGTGCGGTAGATCAACCGGCTGCGTCGGCCCGGCTTCACGCAGACCAGACCCGCGATCGAGATCCGTCCCGAGCCCTTGCCGGACACCGGGACCTGCGGGATGTGCCCGCGTCGGCCCCACGTGCGGGCCTTGTGTGGGCGCAGCGTCTGACCCGCCTCGTCCTCGAAGCAGATCCACGCGTCGCGCTGCGCCGCTACCGTTTTCCCGCCGGCCACACCTCCCGCCGCCACGTGACGACCGCAGCCTCGTCGCGTTCCACGGGGCGGTGCGCGGGGACCTGCACCGACCAACCGATACGGTGCAGCAGATACGAGGTCCCCCGCAGCGTGTACCGAGTCCGGAACAGTCGGGCGATCAGATCCGACACCCGCACCAGGGTCCACCGCTGATCATCGCCGAACCCGTGCGCGGCCGGCCCCTGCTCCAACGCGTCGGCCAGACGCCGTAGCGGGGAGTCGTCGAGGCGGCACCGCGAACCACCGGGCCCCTTCGACGCGAGGGCGTCCTCGCCGCCGGCCCGCCACTGCTTGCGCCAGCCGTACACCGCAGTCTGCGACACCCGCAACCGCGCCGCGATCTCCGGCACCGACACACCCTGCGCGAACCACCCGGCCGCCTGCCGCCGCACCGCCTCACGCTTCGCCCGCCCCCGCGCGGACAAGCCACCACCATCGGGATACCTCATCCCACCGGATCTACCCAGACACAGCGGAAGCACGCCAACCAGCCACCCACAGTGGACGAAGCTGGCCTTTCAAGATCTGTAGCTCTACCCGCTTCTCCCACGGCGGCCCGGTCACCGCCGGCTTGGACGCGGCCGGCTTGGATTCGGAGTCGGAGTCGGTTATCAAGGCGACAGCCAGCAGCACAAGGCCGACAATCACCAGCCAACCAACCGCATCGTTCCCATCCTCGCCCACCTCATCCACAGTAGAGGTGACGCCGCTTCGTGCGCAGGTCGTCGCCGATCTGGACTTCGCCGCTGCGCTGCTCCTTCAGCGCAACGCCGGCGGCCTACGGACGACCTGGACGAAGGGCTCCGGCAGCTGACGGTTGCCGCCAGCCTTACCAGGTGAGGACCTGGCCACCGTCCACGCCAACGTGGTCGCCGTACCGCGTGGACCGGCAGCGAAGCGGACCCGCCCTCGTATCGAAGGGTGCCCGCTTCGCTTTGGGCTCTACGCCAGCCTTTCGACGGCCGAGGTCGTTGCGGCCTTCTCCCGCGCGACGCGGCGGCGCCGGGTCGGCAGCGCGAGCGTGGGGTTGGCGACGGCCCAGGCGGCGCCCTTGCAGACCAGCTCCTTGTAGACGGCGGCGAGGCGTCCGGTCAGGACCGCCTGCTTGGTGCGGTCGTCGGCGGTGACGTACTGGATCAAGCCTTCCCTGCGGCCAAGGGAGACGCACTGGTTGAAGTAGCGGATCGGCACGTTCGGCAGCTTTCCGCCGGTCAGGCGCGCCGCGATCGCGTCGGCGGCCTGCCACGCGCCCGGGCCGCCCGAGGCACACGACATCCTTAGCGGTTTGTCGGCCGGTCCCATCGCGTAGGCGGCGTCGCCCACGGCGTACACATCGGGGTGCGAGACTGAGCGCATGGTCCGGTCGACCACGATCTGCCCGGTGCCGGTGACCTCCAGGGCGGTCGCCTTCGTGATCGGGTGGACTGCGAAGCCGGCGGTCCACACGGTGACTGCGGCCGGGATGGTGTTGCCGTCGGCGGTGGCGACGTGGTCGGCTTCAACGGCGGTGACGGCGGAGTGCTCGTACACGGTGATGTCGAGCTTGTCGAAGACGTTCCGTAGGTGTCCGCGGCCCTTGGGTGAGAGCCAGTCGCCGAGGCCGCCGGAGGCGGCGAGGGCGACGTCGAGGTCCGGGCGTGCCTCGGCGATCTCGGTGGCGGCCTCCAGGCCGGTGAGGCCGCCACCGACGACGACCACGGCCAGCCCGGCGTCGAGGTGGGCCAGGCGCTCGCGCAGCCGGAGCGCTCCGGGGCGGCTGGCGATCTCGTGAGCGTGCTCGGCGACGCCGGGGATGCCCTGGGTGTTCCAGCCGCTGCCGAGGGCGTAGACGAGGGTGTCGTAGGCGAGTTCTTCGGCGCCGTTCGCGTCGACGACGGTGACCGTCTTGCGGTCGACGTCGACACCGGTGACCTTCGCAAGCTTCAGCTCGACGCCGGTGCCAGCGAACATCTCGCTGAGCGGCCGGAGCTTGAGGTCCTGGCCGGCGGCCAGCTGGTGCATGCGGACGCGTTCGACGAAGTCGGGCTCGGAATTGACGAGGGTGATGGCAATGTCCTCGCGGCGGAGCCGCCTGGCGAGGCGGCCGGCGGCGATGGCTCCGGTGTATCCGGCTCCGAGAACGATGGTGCGGTGCGGCATCTTCCCTGCTCCTGTCTTGTGCGGGTCTGCCACTTGAACCGGGCGGCCCGCCGTTTCCTGACAGGGAACGACGTGAAGCACCTCACAGAGCGGTCAGAAGGCGTTGAACAGGGGCTCTCCGTGGTCGGAGGTCGCCCAGCGTGCGGTCGCGCGTTCGAGCTTGTCGGGGTTGACCTGGTTGCGGAACGCGGCGATGCCCTCGGCGGTGACCTCCAGGCACATGACGCCGACGACCCGGCCGTCCACGACGGCCACGACGGCCGGTTCGCCGTTGGCGGTCCAGGCGTAGACCTCGGGTGCGCCGCCGACGATGGCGCGCTTGGTTTCGCTGGGTTTGAACAGGCCCCGCAGGAACTTCGCGACAGCGACGGCGCCCTCGAACGCCCTGGCGCGGGCCGGAACCTTCCCGCCGCCGTCGCCGATCGCGATGGCGTCCGCGGTGAGCAGGCGCACGAGCGGCTCGGTCTGGCCGCTGGCTGCGGCCGCCAGGAACTCCTCGACGATCCGCCGGGCGGCGGCCTTGTCGATCTCGGTGCGGGTCTTGCCGTCCGCGACGTGCTTCTTGGCGCGGTGGAGGATCTGCTGGCTGGCGGCCTCGGTGATGTCGAGGATCTCCGCGATCTCGCGGTGCGGGTAGTCGAAGGCCTCCCGCAGCACGTACACCGCCCGTTCGCTCGGGGAGAGGCGCTCCAGAAGGGTGAGGACCGCGTACGACACCGATTCGCGCTGCTCGACGGTCTCGGCCGGGCCGAGCATCGGATCCCCGGCGAGCAGGGGCTCGGGAAGCCACTGGCCCACGTAGGTCTCGCGGCGCGCCCGCGCGGAGGTCAGTTGGTTGAGGCACAGGTTGGTGAGGACCTTCGTCAGCCATGCCTCGGGGACCTCGATGCGGTCGACGTCGGCGGCCTGCCAGCGCAGGAACGTCTCCTGCACGGCGTCCTCGGCCTCCCCGGCGGAGCCGAGGAGACGGTAGGCGATGGTTTCCAGGCGCGCCCTGAAGGCCTCGAACCGGTCGACGTCCTCCGCGGTCAAGGGCATCTCCCGATCCTAACCTCGGCGGTCACGGCGACTGTGATCTTGAATGTCCGGCGGGTGCCTCAGGGGCGTAGCCCGGCCAGCAGGATGTCCAGGTAGCGGTCCGCGTCGTCGTCGGTGGCGCCGATCCGAACCGCGTGCTGCAGGCCGCACAGTAGGCGCCGCAGGTCGTCGGCGGTCAGGTCGGGGCGGATCGCGCCTTCGGTGCGGGCTCGGTCGAGCAGGGTGGCGATGGCCGCCGCCAGGTCGCGGCTCAGGTCCAGTGTCTCTGCGCAGACCGCGTCGACGGCGGCCAGCACCTCGGCCAGTGCCGGGTCGGAGAGCTGGATCCGCAGGCCCGCTCGCAGCAGCGCGGCCAGGCCGGTGCCCACGTCCGGCTCGCGGGCCGCCGCGACCGCGGTGGCGACCAGGGTTTCCAGGCTCTGGGCGGCGAGCGACTCGAGCAGGGCCTGCCGGGTGGGGAAGTGGCGGTAGACCGTCCCCACGCCGACGCCGGCCGCCTTGGCCACCGCGTTCATCGACAGGTCAAGGCCGCCTGCGGCCATGCGGTCCCGGGCGGCGGCGAGCATGCGGGCACGGACCCGGGCCGAGTCGGCGCGCAGGCTCTCCGCGTTCGTGGTGGGGGACACACCTGGAGGATAACTTATCCGTTCTCGTGCTAGCTTCTGCCGCAGAAACGGATAACTAATCCGCTAAGGAGATGGCGATGGCGCTGAACTGGACCGTGGACCACATGCCGAACCAGACCGGACGGACCGTCGTGGTCACCGGAGCCACCAGCGGCCTCGGCCGGGTCACCGCGGCGCGGCTGGCCGAGGCGGGCGCGACAGTGCTGATGGCCGTGCGCGACACCGCGAAGGGTGAGCGGGTCCGCGCGGAGATGCGCGGGAACGTCGAGGTGCACCGGATCGACCTTGCCGACCCGGGCTCGATCCGCATGTTCGCGGAGTCGCTTGGCCACCGTCGGATCGACGCGCTGATCAACAACGCCGGGCTTTCCGCCCGGGAGCGCGAGCTCACCCCCGAGGGGCACGAGCGGGTGATCGCCACCAACCACCTGGGGCCGTTTGCGCTGACCGGGTTGCTGCTGAACCGGTTTCGCCCGGACCGGCTGCCCCGGGTGGTGACGGTCGGCTCCAACTTCTACCGGCAGGTGCGCTCCGGCACCGACGACGAGAACCTGGCCGCCACGGGATCGTTCCATCCGCTTCGCCAGTACGTCCGGTCGAAGGTGTCCAACCTGCTCTTCGCCCAGGAGTTGGACCGCCGGCTGCGTGCCGCGGGCTCGCCGGTCCGCAGCTTCGCCGCCCACCCGGGGATGGCCTGGACCGGGATGCAGGACAACCCGGGCAGCATCGCCGAGCGGGTCCTCGTGGCGGCGCTGGGCGCCCTGGTTGCGCGCAGCGCCGAGGCGGGCGCACTGCCGATCCTCTTCGCCGCCACCGACCCCCGGGCGCGGGCCGATGCCTTCCACGGACCGTCCCAGCGCAAGTGGGACAAGCGCGTCCACTTCGCACCGGTCGTGGCGCCGTGTAACGACTCGGAACGGGCCGCTCGGCAGTGGGCGATCGCCGAGGCGGCGACTGGCGTGCATTACCTCAGCGGGGTCCACCTGTGACGTCTGCTGTCACCAGCCTTGCGGCACTGCGCCACTCGTCCTGCTATTTCGGATCCAGGCGAGGAAAGAGAGCCGCAGGCTTGGTGACGGCGGTGCCGGCGAGAAGTACCTGCGCGCCGTTCGTCCGTAGAACCAGGCAGGGGAGCGGAACTGCCGGGAGACGCCCACACGCGCTGTCGGTGCGGACGCTTGTCCCAGCCACGGTTCGTTGGCAGGCACGCTCCCCTCCCAAGCGCCAGTGTGAACCTGCCCGATGGCACGGATCATGGAGAACCGCTCACGGACGATTCGGTCGATGGGTGGCCGACGGCACCGTCGTCACCGACCGCGCGGTGCCGTGCCGATTCATCTCGGTGAGCCGATGGCGGGGGAGTGGTCGGGGTCCTGTCACCTACCGGTGCAGCACACCCGGGAGTCATTCCTGCTCGAACCGGCGGCGTGATGCCAGGATCTCATCCAGGTGTCGGCGGCTCCACCGGCAGAAGCCATTGATCGTGTTGTGCAGCTCCCGGCCAGCAGGTGTAAGCCGGTATTCGGTGCGTGGTGGCACGGTGGGATGAAGGGTTCGATCGACTACTCCGTTTCGCTCCAACTGTCGCAGGGTCGCGGTGAGCAACCGGTGGCTGATGCCGGCGACCTGCCGGTGCAGTTCGCCGAAGCGGCGTGTGTCGGTGCCGATGGCTTCGATGACCGGTACCGCCCACTTGGTGCCGACCGCGTCGAACACCTCGCGAGCCACCTGGTGCACCTGCGCCACCTGTGCCGCCGTCGGCGTGCCGGGAAACGGCTCGTCCACTCGCCGTTCCTCCTTCGCATGCGCCTCTTACCAAAAAGTGCGTACTTATCCCATCCGTGGCCATCGCCGTACGGTCTGGTCGGCAATCTCAACGTACAGGAGTGGATATGACCGTCCTGAAGACGTACGCCCGGCTCTGGGTGGATGACCTCGACGTCTCGCTGCCGTCGCTGCGGACCCTGGTCGGCGCGGAGCCGGATCTGCGGTTCGCATTCGACGCGATCGAGTTGGCCGCGATCGGCGACTTCCTGGTGATCGCTGGCCCACCGGAGGAACGGGCCCGTTACGGGCACGGCTCCGCTACCGTGATCGTCGACGATCTGGACGCCGTCGTCGCCGGGCTCACCGCTGCGGGCGGCGAGATCACCACGCCGGAGGCGACTGGCCCGACCGGCCGCTACCTGTACGCCCGGCATGCTGGTGGGGCAGAGGCCGAGTACGTTGAGTGGGTGCCGGAGTTGGTCGCGCGGATCATCGGCCCCTTGGCTGCCCGGCGTTGAGGCCAGATGCCCCAGGGCGCGCACCGCGCCCTGGGGCCGCAGCGGGTGTGCGGTGCTGGGGCAGGGAGGCCGCACGGAGTCGTCGGCATGCGGGTACGGGGAGCGGAGATTCCTCGTGTGTGGGGTGCCGGTCGTCCCGGAATGCGGTTGCTTCCGCTGAGTACGGGTGCCAGTGCCCGGACTGGTTCCCGCGCCGTCACCACCAGACGGCGGATACAGGGCGGCTCGATCGCAGGGCCCACGAGCCGTCCGTCGAACACAAGCCACAGAAAGCCTATAGGTTTAGTAGGTAATCGGTCAACGGGTTGGCGGCCCCGCGTGCGAAAGGTGACATCCATCGGCGCATTCGTTGACATCGCCGCGGTCGGCAGGTGGACTCGGCTCATGTCCAGCGAGCTGCGGTTGACGACCCGCGGCCACATCGACCTCGGTCGGGTGTGGTCCAGCTCCTGTCTGCGCTGACCGGCACCCACACCCGCTGCGCCGCACAGGCCCACCGAGGTGGGCTCACCGTCGAGCCGACCGCCATCCCCGCGCCGAGACATCCCTCACCGACCCGTGCCACCGGCCCGGGCGGGGTCTCGCCGTACCCGTTTCCGCCTGCCTGGACAGGAGACCCCGTCATGCCCGCGCACCGCCTGCGCACTCTGACCGCCGTCGTCCTCACCGCCCTCCTCACGGTCACCGCCGGCTGCTCCACGGGTAGCGCACCCGCTGCCGAAGCCGCCGGTCGACCCCGCTCCGGAGGCACCCTCACCTGGGCCATCGAGACCGAACCGGTCACCCTCAACCCGCACCAGTACGCCCAGGCGAAGGCCCGCCTGCTGGTCTGGAACACATTCGAGTCGCTGCTCACCTACGACCAGCAGGGCAAGCTGGTGCCCTGGCTGGCCACCGGCTGGCAGGCCGCGCCAGACGGCCGCTCCTACACCCTCACCCTCCGGGACAAGGTCGCCTTCTCCGACGGCACCCCGTTCGACGCGACCGCCGTCAAGGCCAACATCGACAAGCTTCGTGAGCCCGGGTACGCCCCGACCGTCGCCGCCGTGCAGCTCCGCAACCTCGACACCGTCGAGGTCGTCGACCCGCGCGCGGTACGGGTCACCCTCACCCACCCGGACGTGCTCATCCTCGACTTCCTCGCCTCTCCGCAGGGCGCGCAGGTCTCCCCGAAGTCGCTGCGCGAGGCGAAGAACCTCAAGGCCGGCGGCCTCGATCTCGCCGGCACCGGCCCGTTCATCCTGGACCGCTACGTGCCCGGCCAGGAACTGCACTACCGGCGCAACCCCGCCTACGACTGGGCGCCGCCCACCGCCACCCACACCGGCCCCGCCTATCTGGACAGCATCACCTACCGGTTCCTCAAGGAGTCCGCCGTCCGCGTCGGTGCCCTCGCCTCCGGCCAGGTCCAGCTCGTGGAAGGCGTGCCGGCCACCGACCAGCCCCTGATCACCGGCAACGCGACGCTGCGCCTGAGCCGGGAGCTCAACTCCGGATCGGCCTACTCGTACTACTTCAACACCTCCCACGCCCCCTTCGACGACCTGCGGGTACGCCAGGCCTTCCGGGAAGCCGTCGACGTCGACACGGTGCTCATGTCCATCTACCGGGACACCACCACCCGAGCGTGGAGCGTCATCAGCCCGTCGAGCCCGCTGTACGACAAGCGCCTCGAGGGCAGCTACGGCGGCGACGCCGCCAAGGCCAACGCCCTGCTGGACCAGGCCGGCTGGAGCCGACGCGACGCGGACGGCTATCGAGTCAAGGACGGCAGACGGCTCACCGTCCGGCTGGTACAGGCTGCCCCGTTCGTCCGCGACCGCCGCGACGTCCTCGCCCAAGCGGTGCAGGCCGCCGTCAAGCAGAGCGCCGGCATCGACCTCAAGATCTCCCTGGTCGACCAGGGCAC encodes:
- a CDS encoding DUF4158 domain-containing protein; amino-acid sequence: MMTRWWGTAFVEVAGTAMARDLGLDEVVDRFTLNGEETGWLRNKTGVTRLGFTVQLKFLLWRGRFPRMRLDLPTDAVERVARQVGVAAGELTAYDFTSRTAQRHRTPQ
- a CDS encoding SGNH/GDSL hydrolase family protein, with protein sequence MRTRIACLGDSLTRAQFSVDYLDLLGRRRPPGDVQLARFGANGDFAYNLLQRLDAVVTNPPDVITVLIGTNDARASLAGYPVEQAMKRKQLPDRPSAGWFQQCLGAVVARLRAETDATIGLLSLPVLGQQLDGAAAHASEAYSRMIAEVAATNEVAYLPLHERQIEELRQADPPPISYREVTPAAVVGVLVQHAVLRRSLDTISRRRGLVLTTDHIHQNSRGAALIAEVIDAGLLPQSA
- a CDS encoding helix-turn-helix domain-containing protein yields the protein MVIFLHWAARTLTKMEDHTATGIGARPAPALREYVDSYVGFDLRGLPTGVHCGPPSRALTAVISLSDPLEVAAGVDDGSPATRFGSVAGGLMCRSVAIHHDGRQQGVQVSLTPLGARAIYGMPAAELAHRLVPLDELLGALAVELVDRLRSATTWAARFTALDELLLRAVGRGACGDHVRWVRPEVAEAWRRLVAARGCVQVGPVAAELGWSRRYLTERFRGEVGLSPKTFARVLRFEHAHELASAQDPLPWGDVATVSGYADQAHLVRDWREFTGRSPTAWRRSEALLGAG
- a CDS encoding Tn3 family transposase; the protein is MRRPGPHHDPPTLVDHVLDDQREQPREHHLYKLVDVLHTGGNDASPPSVTTECETEPLDPQARPVKFNALLTNAMIFDNALDIAEIVRQPLEEGWVIDPEDLAHISPYLTEHINRFGEYSTHELGIQPDAYDRKLDVDFTPLREQDLTAAGLGQAA
- a CDS encoding IS630 family transposase, which translates into the protein MAGGKTVAAQRDAWICFEDEAGQTLRPHKARTWGRRGHIPQVPVSGKGSGRISIAGLVCVKPGRRSRLIYRTITHRGRKKERRSFAETDYIALLDAAHQQLGGPIVLVWDNLNTHISAAMRQMIAARDWLTVIRLPAYAPDLNPTEHVWSHLKRSIGNLAVQGVDHLQAIIKNRLKRIQYRPDLLDSFLAHTGLTLEPDST
- a CDS encoding winged helix-turn-helix domain-containing protein; the encoded protein is MSARGRAKREAVRRQAAGWFAQGVSVPEIAARLRVSQTAVYGWRKQWRAGGEDALASKGPGGSRCRLDDSPLRRLADALEQGPAAHGFGDDQRWTLVRVSDLIARLFRTRYTLRGTSYLLHRIGWSVQVPAHRPVERDEAAVVTWRREVWPAGKR
- a CDS encoding NAD(P)/FAD-dependent oxidoreductase, producing the protein MPHRTIVLGAGYTGAIAAGRLARRLRREDIAITLVNSEPDFVERVRMHQLAAGQDLKLRPLSEMFAGTGVELKLAKVTGVDVDRKTVTVVDANGAEELAYDTLVYALGSGWNTQGIPGVAEHAHEIASRPGALRLRERLAHLDAGLAVVVVGGGLTGLEAATEIAEARPDLDVALAASGGLGDWLSPKGRGHLRNVFDKLDITVYEHSAVTAVEADHVATADGNTIPAAVTVWTAGFAVHPITKATALEVTGTGQIVVDRTMRSVSHPDVYAVGDAAYAMGPADKPLRMSCASGGPGAWQAADAIAARLTGGKLPNVPIRYFNQCVSLGRREGLIQYVTADDRTKQAVLTGRLAAVYKELVCKGAAWAVANPTLALPTRRRRVAREKAATTSAVERLA
- a CDS encoding RNA polymerase sigma-70 factor produces the protein MPLTAEDVDRFEAFRARLETIAYRLLGSAGEAEDAVQETFLRWQAADVDRIEVPEAWLTKVLTNLCLNQLTSARARRETYVGQWLPEPLLAGDPMLGPAETVEQRESVSYAVLTLLERLSPSERAVYVLREAFDYPHREIAEILDITEAASQQILHRAKKHVADGKTRTEIDKAAARRIVEEFLAAAASGQTEPLVRLLTADAIAIGDGGGKVPARARAFEGAVAVAKFLRGLFKPSETKRAIVGGAPEVYAWTANGEPAVVAVVDGRVVGVMCLEVTAEGIAAFRNQVNPDKLERATARWATSDHGEPLFNAF
- a CDS encoding TetR/AcrR family transcriptional regulator; translated protein: MSPTTNAESLRADSARVRARMLAAARDRMAAGGLDLSMNAVAKAAGVGVGTVYRHFPTRQALLESLAAQSLETLVATAVAAAREPDVGTGLAALLRAGLRIQLSDPALAEVLAAVDAVCAETLDLSRDLAAAIATLLDRARTEGAIRPDLTADDLRRLLCGLQHAVRIGATDDDADRYLDILLAGLRP
- a CDS encoding SDR family NAD(P)-dependent oxidoreductase, which codes for MALNWTVDHMPNQTGRTVVVTGATSGLGRVTAARLAEAGATVLMAVRDTAKGERVRAEMRGNVEVHRIDLADPGSIRMFAESLGHRRIDALINNAGLSARERELTPEGHERVIATNHLGPFALTGLLLNRFRPDRLPRVVTVGSNFYRQVRSGTDDENLAATGSFHPLRQYVRSKVSNLLFAQELDRRLRAAGSPVRSFAAHPGMAWTGMQDNPGSIAERVLVAALGALVARSAEAGALPILFAATDPRARADAFHGPSQRKWDKRVHFAPVVAPCNDSERAARQWAIAEAATGVHYLSGVHL
- a CDS encoding helix-turn-helix domain-containing protein; its protein translation is MFDAVGTKWAVPVIEAIGTDTRRFGELHRQVAGISHRLLTATLRQLERNGVVDRTLHPTVPPRTEYRLTPAGRELHNTINGFCRWSRRHLDEILASRRRFEQE
- a CDS encoding VOC family protein, with the protein product MTVLKTYARLWVDDLDVSLPSLRTLVGAEPDLRFAFDAIELAAIGDFLVIAGPPEERARYGHGSATVIVDDLDAVVAGLTAAGGEITTPEATGPTGRYLYARHAGGAEAEYVEWVPELVARIIGPLAARR